One Castanea sativa cultivar Marrone di Chiusa Pesio chromosome 4, ASM4071231v1 DNA window includes the following coding sequences:
- the LOC142630797 gene encoding ABC transporter A family member 7-like: protein MFTNVQTVTAVAYICLFGTGFLGYSLFQILVENTSFPKFWIVVMELYPGFSLYCFLLEFAQIQNTSGIEWRDLNNSTKGMREVLIIMLVEWFAVFIISYYIDQIKSRICGKSPWSFLQNYWKKPSFQSEKSNVQIQMEEPEVRHEREKVEQLLLQQDKSNAVICYNLKKVYPAKNGNPEKLAVRNLSLAFPLGECFGMIGLNDSGKTTFINMVTGLTNPTSGKAFIHGLDIRTQMYTSMGVCLQHDLLWETLTGREHLLFYGRLRKLRGRPLTQAVEKCLKTANLSYGKVSYKQVGKYSKGMKRRLSVAIALIGDPKVIFIDELSIGLDLISRRNLWSVVKLVKQDRTIILTSHSTEEVENLCDRVGILINGSLQCIGNPKEVVHYFNESLDKNLRITRDTCSKDLFEMYRALNLL, encoded by the exons ATGTTTACAAATGTCCAGACTGTTACAG CTGTGGCATACATATGCCTATTTGGAACTGGATTCTTAGGATACTCTCTTTTCCAAATTCTAGTTGAAAATACATCATTCCCCA AATTTTGGATTGTTGTGATGGAGTTATATCCTGGATTCTCCTTATACTGTTTTTTATTGGAGTTTGCTCAAATACAAAACACCAGTGGTATAGAGTGGAGGGATTTGAATAATAGCACAAAGGGGATGAGAGAGGTCTTAATTATTATGCTTGTTGAGTGGTTTGCAGTTTTTATCATTTCATATTACatagatcaaataaaatcaAGAATATGTGGAAAAAGTCCTTGGTCTTTCTTGCAAAATTATTGGAAGAAACCAAGCTTTCAAAGTGAAAAATCCAATGTTCAAATCCAAATGGAGGAACCCGAAGTTAGGCATGAG AGGGAGAAGGTTGAGCAATTGCTACTCCAACAAGATAAAAGTAATGCTGTCATCTGTTACAACCTCAAAAAGGTGTATCCAGCAAAGAATGGTAACCCTGAGAAACTTGCAGTGAGAAATTTATCTCTTGCTTTTCCTCTAGGAGAGTGCTTTGGTATGATTGGTCTTAATGATTCTGGCAAGACTACTTTTATTAATATG GTGACTGGTCTCACAAATCCAACCTCTGGAAAAGCTTTTATTCATGGCCTTGATATACGAACTCAAATGTATACTAGCATGGGTGTATGCCTACAGCATGA CTTGCTCTGGGAAACTCTTACCGGAAGGGAGCACCTACTCTTCTATGGCAGACTTAGGAAGCTAAGAGGTCGGCCCTTGACACAA GCAGTGGAAAAATGTTTGAAGACTGCCAACCTATCTTATGGTAAAGTTTCTTACAAGCAAGTTGGTAAATATAGTAAAGGTATGAAGAGGAGGCTCAGTGTTGCCATTGCACTCATTGGGGATCCCAAG gttatttttattgatgagCTTAGCATTGGATTGGATCTAATTTCCAGACGTAATTTATGGAGTGTAGTAAAGCTTGTAAAGCAAGACCGAACAATCATTCTCACCa GTCATTCCACAGAAGAGGTAGAGAACTTGTGTGATCGCGTAGGGATTCTCATTAATGGAAGTTTGCAGTGCATCGGGAATCCTAAGGAGGTGGTGCACTATTTTAACGAAAGCCTGGACAAAAACCTGCGCATCACTCGTGATACATGCTCAAAAGACTTGTTTGAAATGTATAGAGCCTTAAATCTCCTTTAG
- the LOC142632840 gene encoding ABC transporter A family member 7-like, whose protein sequence is MVHGASGTETMPGNPNYLDLAFFTRRPIYYVQPQCFLDSTSRVHIQVSFFEGQKAYDLLNSNESNFNVSIGYNSSNGNNSGGRFELGWVPRLVNLVMVTSLVYEKEQKLRITMKMHGLRDQPYWIISYAYFLAIFCAYIMCLG, encoded by the exons ATGGTCCATGGAGCATCT GGCACAGAGACAATGCCTGGAAATCCCAACTATCTTGACCTTGCTTTCTTTACGCGTCGTCCCATATATTATGTGCAACCTCAATGCTTTTTAGACTCTACATCTCGTGTTCACATTCAAGTTTCCTTTTTTGAGGGGCAAAAAG cATATGATCTCTTAAACTCAAATGAGAGTAATTTCAATGTGAGCATAGGGTACAATTCATCCAATGGGAATAATAGTGGTGGTCGTTTTGAACTAGGTTGGGTTCCACGCTTAGTGAATCTG GTCATGGTGACATCTCTGGTTTACGAGAAAGAACAGAAACTCCGAATCACTATGAAGATGCACGGGCTTCGTGACCAGCCATATTGGATAATTTCATACGCTTATTTTCTTGCCATATTTTGTGCTTACATTATGTGTCTT GGTTAA